One region of Zingiber officinale cultivar Zhangliang chromosome 7B, Zo_v1.1, whole genome shotgun sequence genomic DNA includes:
- the LOC122005943 gene encoding HMG1/2-like protein, which yields MRQGKAVSAASSRDDTRVPRKRKGSDVDGGKKAKRGKALKDPNKPKRPPSAFFVFLGEFRKEFQQQNPDNKKVAAVSTACGDKWRSMSESEKAPYVEMAAKRKEEYQKQIVAYNEKQSEGYSGETSDKSKSEVDYEDGQEEDQE from the exons ATGAGGCAAGGCAAAGCCGTGAGCGCGGCGTCGAGCAGGGACGACACGAG GGTTCCTCGTAAGAGAAAGGGCTCTGATGTTGACGGTGGAAAGAAGGCGAAGCGAGGGAAGGCCCTGAAGGACCCCAACAAGCCCAAGAGGCCTCCCAGCGCCTTCTTCGTCTTTCT GGGAGAGTTTAGGAAGGAGTTCCAGCAGCAGAACCCTGACAACAAGAAAGTCGCTGCT GTAAGCACAGCTTGCGGTGATAAGTGGAGGTCAATGTCTGAATCT GAAAAGGCTCCATATGTAGAGATGGCTGCCAAGAGAAAGGAAGAATACCAGAAACAAATTGTCGCTTATAATGAAAAACAG TCTGAGGGATACAGTGGAGAAACTTCTGATAAATCTAAATCAGAGGTAGACTATGAGGATGGACAG GAAGAAGACCAAGAGTAA